A region from the Peromyscus maniculatus bairdii isolate BWxNUB_F1_BW_parent chromosome 5, HU_Pman_BW_mat_3.1, whole genome shotgun sequence genome encodes:
- the Trappc2l gene encoding trafficking protein particle complex subunit 2-like protein isoform X1, with protein sequence MAVCIAVIAKENYPLYIRSTPTENELKFHYMVHTSLDVVDEKISAMGKALVDQRELYLGLLYPTEDYKVYGYVTNSKVKFVMVVDSSNTALRDNEIRSMFRKLHNSYTDVMCNPFYNPGDRIQSRAFDNMVTSMMIQVC encoded by the exons ATGGCGGTGTGCATCGCGGTGATCGCCAAGGAG AATTACCCTCTGTACATCCGAAGCACTCCCACAGAGAATGAGCTCAAGTTCCACTACATGGTGCACACGTCCCTGGATGTGGTGGATGAGAAGATCTCCGCCATGGGAAAAGCACTGGTGGACCAGAGGGAGCTGTACCTGGGCCTGCTCTACCCAACTGAGGACTACAAGGT GTATGGCTACGTGACCAATTCCAAGGTGAAATTTGTCATGGTGGTGGATTCCTCCAATACGGCCCTTCGAGACAACGAGATCCGCAGT ATGTTCCGGAAGCTGCATAACTCCTATACGGACGTGATGTGCAACCCCTTCTACAACCCCGGAGACCGCATCCAGTCAAG GGCCTTTGATAACATGGTAACTTCGATGATGATCCAGGTCTGCTGA
- the Pabpn1l gene encoding embryonic polyadenylate-binding protein 2 translates to MWPFRSNDLFPPPTEAWLQKVSSDPEAQGWGAWGMAEKTPLGPRAERKAESDEEAEENGDAGFLLSMLKQENLAESPVYNQELEAIKLKLWAMEHADTRQEPSYVQRRVTEEEGAEARQLLSPETIGYFFPGTPKEKVEADHRSVYVGNVDYGGSAAELEAYFSPCGEIHRVTILCDKFSGHPKGYAYIEFASQSSVQAAVDLDESTFRGRIIKVLPKRTNFPGISSTDRGGLRTHLGSRAQPFLHGSLHRRSRFRPHGQSRGRGRVSPWFSPY, encoded by the exons ATGTGGCCCTTCCGGAGCAATGATCTCTTCCCGCCCCCTACTGAAGCCTGGCTCCAGAAGGTCTCCTCAGATCCTGAGGCCCAAGGTTGGGGGGCCTGGGGCATGGCTGAAAAGACCCCTTTGGGGCCAAGAGCTGAGAggaaagcagagagtgatgagGAAGCCGAGGAAAATGGAGATGCAGGCTTCCTGCTGTCCATGCTGAAGCAAGAAAACCTGGCCGAGTCTCCAGTATACAACCAG GAGTTGGAGGCCATCAAGCTGAAGCTGTGGGCCATGGAGCATGCTGACACCCGACAGGAGCCATCCTATGTACAAAGAAGGGTCACAGAGGAAGAGGGGGCTGAGGCCAGACAGCTGCTGAGCCCTGAGACCATAG GCTACTTCTTCCCTGGGACCCCCAAGGAAAAGGTGGAGGCTGACCACAGATCTGTCTATGTGGGCAAC GTGGATTATGGAGGCTCGGCTGCTGAGCTGGAGGCCTACTTCAGCCCCTGTGGGGAGATTCACCGGGTCACCATCCTGTGCGACAAGTTCTCTGGACACCCGAAGGG CTATGCCTATATCGAGTTTGCTTCCCAGAGCTCTGTCCAGGCTGCTGTGGATCTGGATGAGAGCACCTTCCGAGGGCGGATCATCAAG GTACTTCCCAAAAGGACAAACTTCCCAGGAATCAGCTCCACAGATCGTGGTGGGCTGCGGACACACTTGGGCAGCAGGGCTCAGCCCTTCCTACACGGTAGCCTCCATCGAAGATCTCGGTTCAGACCCCATGGACAAAGCAG gGGCCGTGGACGCGTCTCACCATGGTTCTCACCATATTGA
- the Trappc2l gene encoding trafficking protein particle complex subunit 2-like protein isoform X2, whose product MVHTSLDVVDEKISAMGKALVDQRELYLGLLYPTEDYKVYGYVTNSKVKFVMVVDSSNTALRDNEIRSMFRKLHNSYTDVMCNPFYNPGDRIQSRAFDNMVTSMMIQVC is encoded by the exons ATGGTGCACACGTCCCTGGATGTGGTGGATGAGAAGATCTCCGCCATGGGAAAAGCACTGGTGGACCAGAGGGAGCTGTACCTGGGCCTGCTCTACCCAACTGAGGACTACAAGGT GTATGGCTACGTGACCAATTCCAAGGTGAAATTTGTCATGGTGGTGGATTCCTCCAATACGGCCCTTCGAGACAACGAGATCCGCAGT ATGTTCCGGAAGCTGCATAACTCCTATACGGACGTGATGTGCAACCCCTTCTACAACCCCGGAGACCGCATCCAGTCAAG GGCCTTTGATAACATGGTAACTTCGATGATGATCCAGGTCTGCTGA